One segment of Cellulosilyticum sp. I15G10I2 DNA contains the following:
- a CDS encoding permease, producing MTQIFYILSITALLVSFIKSKAKTKLALKKAWKSFENIMPQFLAIIFIIGIMLSVLTPDQISLFIGNESGWVGIMIAAFIGSITLIPAFVAFPLAAALINNGAGYMQIAAFISTLMMVGVVTIPIEIKYFGKKATLLRNIFAFVFSLIVSALMGVFI from the coding sequence TTGACACAGATCTTTTATATATTATCTATTACTGCACTTTTGGTATCTTTTATAAAAAGTAAAGCAAAAACTAAATTGGCTCTTAAAAAGGCTTGGAAGTCCTTTGAGAATATAATGCCGCAATTTTTAGCTATTATCTTCATTATAGGGATTATGCTCTCAGTTTTAACCCCAGATCAGATCTCTTTATTCATAGGCAATGAATCTGGCTGGGTTGGTATTATGATTGCTGCATTTATTGGCTCTATTACACTTATCCCCGCTTTTGTTGCCTTTCCACTTGCCGCAGCCCTCATTAATAACGGTGCAGGCTATATGCAAATTGCAGCTTTTATTTCTACATTGATGATGGTAGGCGTTGTGACTATACCTATTGAGATTAAATATTTTGGCAAAAAAGCAACATTGCTCAGAAATATTTTTGCCTTTGTATTTTCACTTATTGTTTCTGCATTAATGGGGGTGTTCATATAA
- a CDS encoding permease yields MEKLMVLLKRYRLFIFILLINSVILIINPEIGTKSLTITSQNIIEMLAVIPPIFILLGLLDVWVKRETMIKYMGEGSGLTGILIAFFLGSAAAGPLYAAFPVAGILLKKGSKLSNALVFIGAWSTTKIPLLLFEASAMGTRFTVIRLIINLIGILVIAYFTEKLLSQNEKEAIYEASQT; encoded by the coding sequence ATGGAAAAGTTAATGGTATTATTAAAAAGATATCGCTTATTTATATTTATACTGCTTATTAATAGTGTTATTTTAATTATAAATCCTGAGATTGGTACTAAATCGCTTACTATAACTAGTCAAAATATCATTGAAATGTTAGCCGTTATCCCTCCTATTTTCATACTACTCGGACTGCTTGATGTATGGGTTAAACGAGAAACCATGATTAAATATATGGGGGAAGGCTCCGGACTTACTGGCATACTGATTGCCTTTTTCTTAGGTTCTGCTGCTGCTGGGCCTTTATATGCGGCTTTTCCGGTTGCAGGCATATTACTCAAAAAAGGTAGCAAGCTCTCTAATGCTCTTGTTTTTATAGGGGCGTGGTCAACCACTAAAATTCCTTTGCTTTTATTTGAAGCCTCTGCTATGGGAACCCGTTTTACTGTCATAAGACTTATTATCAATTTAATTGGCATTCTCGTTATTGCTTATTTTACTGAAAAGCTCCTATCTCAAAATGAAAAAGAAGCAATCTATGAAGCTTCTCAAACATAA
- a CDS encoding ABC transporter substrate binding protein, with protein sequence MKNNGWRVYNYLVILLISVVIFMSSNIEVFSKEANKKNILVLNSYHPEDIWANDELNGIKQQLSLADYPIDITVEYMDSKNYSGIEYINKLYDLYHYKYKNRVFDIIICTDNDAFNFMKGYGEKLFPNTPVVFCGVNNFDDSLIEGYKHFTGVAEIIDIERTLDTALKLHPQARKIIVILDATTTGLENRKILNQLVDKYNAQFSFYQGMDLDYVSAMVETLSEDTIVFIASAFKDPKGVHISMADSGSIISSKCSVPLYSCWDFYINNGVVGGLMTSGYVEGENAANLVLKILDGESPSDLPVVKNSKHQYMFDYNKLQQFNIKPSNLPPGSILYNAPNQFYEVPKVYTWAIIYILAGIILILIFVNYKRETTQKALQESDELLRMVINSLHDIICFKDSEGRWIEANTAMLELYKSDRSIIGKTDDELSKLLPEFAHQFSFCKSTDNIAWETKSYSKAEEVFIQPGGEDKIYDVIKIPLFNEDGSKKGLVALGHDITEHKKAESLKKKSEESSRMINELIHYEKIRTDFFANLSHEFRTPLNLIFSALQMIELLEKDQSSNSFSSKLTNYTSIMKQNCFRLLRIVNNLIDITKIDAGYLLLDLKNENIVSIVEEISLSVKDYMENRGLSLVFDTDIEEKIISCDADKIERIVLNLLSNAIKFTESDGKIEVTITDAGDAINISVKDTGIGIPKEKQDLIFEKFMQVDKSLSRNREGSGIGLSLVKSLVELHNGHISVKSEYGQGSEFIITLPAVLTPQPEASLDYTAHTIQNKVDNINIEFSDIYA encoded by the coding sequence ATGAAAAATAATGGATGGAGAGTATATAATTACTTAGTAATTCTATTAATCTCTGTGGTTATATTTATGAGTTCCAATATCGAGGTCTTTTCTAAAGAAGCAAACAAAAAAAATATACTTGTATTAAATTCCTACCATCCGGAAGATATATGGGCTAATGATGAGTTGAATGGTATTAAACAGCAATTAAGTTTAGCTGACTACCCTATAGATATTACCGTAGAATATATGGATAGCAAAAACTATTCCGGCATTGAATACATCAATAAACTTTATGATTTATATCATTATAAATATAAAAATAGAGTTTTTGATATTATTATCTGTACAGATAATGATGCTTTTAATTTTATGAAAGGTTATGGTGAGAAATTATTTCCTAACACCCCGGTTGTATTTTGTGGTGTCAATAATTTTGATGACTCATTGATTGAAGGTTATAAACATTTTACCGGCGTAGCAGAAATAATTGATATTGAGCGTACACTCGATACCGCATTAAAGCTTCACCCTCAAGCTCGGAAAATTATTGTTATTTTAGATGCTACAACGACAGGCCTTGAAAATAGAAAAATACTTAATCAATTAGTTGATAAATATAATGCCCAATTTAGTTTTTATCAGGGAATGGATCTAGATTATGTTAGCGCTATGGTTGAAACGTTGTCTGAAGATACTATTGTATTTATTGCATCAGCTTTCAAGGACCCAAAAGGCGTACATATATCCATGGCAGACAGCGGCAGCATTATAAGTTCAAAATGCAGTGTACCACTGTATAGTTGCTGGGATTTTTATATCAATAATGGTGTTGTAGGGGGACTTATGACATCAGGCTATGTTGAAGGCGAAAATGCTGCCAATTTAGTACTTAAAATCTTAGACGGCGAGTCACCCTCAGATCTGCCAGTTGTTAAAAATAGTAAGCACCAATATATGTTTGATTATAATAAGCTGCAGCAATTTAATATCAAACCTTCAAATTTACCACCAGGCTCCATCCTATATAATGCCCCCAATCAGTTTTACGAGGTCCCTAAAGTTTATACTTGGGCAATCATATACATATTAGCAGGCATCATACTCATCCTTATTTTTGTAAATTATAAGCGTGAAACCACACAAAAAGCATTACAAGAAAGTGATGAACTCTTAAGAATGGTTATTAATTCTCTTCATGATATCATTTGCTTCAAGGATTCTGAAGGTCGCTGGATTGAAGCTAATACGGCAATGCTCGAGCTGTATAAATCCGACAGAAGCATCATTGGTAAAACTGATGATGAACTCAGCAAATTGCTACCCGAGTTTGCGCATCAGTTTAGTTTTTGTAAGTCAACGGACAATATTGCATGGGAAACAAAAAGCTATTCAAAAGCTGAGGAAGTGTTTATCCAACCTGGAGGAGAAGACAAAATATATGATGTGATAAAGATACCACTATTTAACGAAGATGGCAGTAAAAAGGGCTTGGTGGCTTTAGGTCATGATATTACAGAGCATAAAAAGGCCGAGTCACTTAAGAAAAAATCCGAAGAAAGCAGCAGAATGATTAATGAACTTATACATTATGAGAAAATAAGAACAGATTTTTTTGCGAATTTATCCCATGAATTTAGAACACCTTTAAACCTCATCTTTAGCGCCTTACAAATGATTGAATTATTAGAAAAAGATCAAAGTTCAAATAGCTTCTCTTCTAAATTAACAAACTATACAAGTATTATGAAACAAAACTGCTTTAGGCTTCTTAGAATAGTCAATAATCTCATTGATATTACAAAAATTGATGCGGGCTATCTACTCTTAGACCTTAAGAATGAAAACATCGTATCAATTGTTGAGGAGATCTCCTTATCCGTTAAGGATTATATGGAAAACAGAGGGCTAAGTCTTGTTTTTGACACGGATATTGAAGAAAAGATTATATCTTGTGATGCTGATAAAATCGAAAGAATAGTGTTAAATCTTTTATCAAATGCTATAAAATTCACTGAATCTGATGGCAAAATAGAAGTTACTATCACCGATGCTGGTGATGCCATAAATATTTCAGTTAAAGATACAGGTATCGGCATCCCTAAGGAGAAACAGGACTTGATTTTTGAAAAATTTATGCAGGTTGATAAGTCTTTATCCAGAAATAGAGAAGGCAGCGGCATTGGATTATCACTCGTCAAATCTCTTGTTGAATTACATAACGGCCATATAAGTGTAAAAAGCGAGTATGGACAAGGCAGTGAATTTATCATAACACTTCCCGCTGTTCTCACACCTCAGCCGGAAGCGTCTTTAGATTATACCGCCCATACTATTCAAAATAAGGTCGATAACATCAATATTGAATTCTCAGACATATATGCCTAA
- a CDS encoding HD domain-containing phosphohydrolase, translating into MNQMIKRFYSVGIIVAITVALGMFLEYSLFEKVIKEELQTNISLKRDNVAGVISGRLRQKGQMIADAAVFIATQKEDENILLLLKKLMADNPSFSSIYFGTPKNKMVNGSGWMPPPTFDLRTRPWYKKAIQEDGLIYTEAFLNASNDHYVVTVAQPVYDLDNQFLGVVAGDISIEGILNLIEDQKISDYGYSFLIDGKGNILAHPSKAYVSTAEPINIKAVSEGLAAAMFQNKADIMPITLEGIRGYAAYQPIAGTDWMVGSFVPMHDYINTEKQILMIFLITGISASLIFSILVIQQRKHIIMPILAFDKDIRLISVDKNINYRLPIETKDPFRILRASINAALEKTQDYFGRLNENQEELKASNEELTAALQQLMATEMELRESEEKNKAIVNALPDIIFRLNQEGRFLDCQVGDETRLVYEKKDFLGKLLIDVMPEPIATKGIKYIVRALEENKLQIFEYSIDFPDGINHYEMRIVKIKGDEVMAITRDITDQKKNLSYIEYLSYHDQLTGLYNRRFLEEMLISLDETHQLPLTIAMIDVNGLKLTNDAFGHVAGDELLKKVSEIFTKECRAEDVVARVGGDEFIILFPRTTYEEAEKVVKNIYSSVSNERIRQIMISVSIGWETKYEVDQPINDIFSKAEEYMYRKKLTESQSMRNETIRIIINTLNEKNEREKIHSEKVSLLSKQIGIAMQLDYEVIKEIEAAGLMHDIGKIAINENVLNKPEVLTETEYDDVKKHSEIGYQILKSVDTYSSLAESVLSHHERWDGQGYPRGLRGKDIPLIARIIAVADAYEAMVSDRPYRKGVSREVAIKELIKHAGTQFDPEITGIFTTLIQSDDRCLTVK; encoded by the coding sequence ATGAATCAGATGATAAAAAGGTTTTATAGTGTGGGTATCATTGTTGCCATAACAGTAGCACTTGGTATGTTTTTAGAATATAGTCTTTTTGAAAAAGTAATCAAAGAAGAACTCCAGACAAATATTTCACTAAAAAGAGATAATGTTGCAGGGGTGATTAGTGGCAGATTAAGGCAAAAAGGACAGATGATAGCGGATGCTGCAGTTTTTATTGCTACTCAAAAGGAAGATGAAAATATCCTTCTTTTATTAAAGAAACTTATGGCAGATAACCCTTCGTTTTCATCTATTTATTTTGGAACGCCAAAAAATAAGATGGTTAATGGAAGTGGTTGGATGCCGCCACCGACCTTTGATCTAAGAACGCGACCTTGGTATAAAAAAGCAATTCAAGAAGATGGGCTTATTTATACGGAGGCTTTTTTGAATGCATCAAATGATCACTATGTTGTAACTGTAGCACAACCTGTTTATGATCTGGATAATCAGTTTTTAGGTGTGGTTGCAGGCGATATTTCTATTGAAGGCATACTTAACTTGATAGAGGATCAAAAAATATCTGACTATGGCTATTCATTTTTAATTGACGGTAAAGGCAATATACTTGCTCACCCCTCCAAGGCATATGTATCAACTGCTGAACCTATTAATATTAAAGCGGTTTCTGAAGGTCTTGCAGCAGCGATGTTTCAAAATAAGGCAGACATAATGCCTATTACACTTGAAGGGATACGAGGGTATGCGGCCTATCAGCCGATTGCAGGAACGGATTGGATGGTTGGAAGCTTTGTGCCGATGCATGACTATATCAACACCGAAAAGCAGATTTTGATGATTTTCTTGATAACTGGAATATCTGCGAGCCTTATTTTCTCCATTTTAGTGATTCAGCAGAGAAAACATATTATAATGCCCATTTTAGCATTTGATAAAGATATCCGATTAATCTCAGTCGATAAAAATATCAATTATCGCCTGCCTATTGAAACAAAGGATCCTTTTCGTATTTTAAGAGCATCTATTAATGCAGCTCTTGAAAAAACACAAGATTATTTTGGACGTCTTAATGAAAATCAAGAAGAACTCAAGGCCTCAAATGAGGAACTCACCGCGGCTTTGCAGCAATTAATGGCTACTGAGATGGAGCTTAGAGAAAGTGAAGAGAAGAATAAAGCTATAGTTAATGCACTGCCGGATATCATATTTCGCTTAAATCAAGAGGGGAGATTCTTGGATTGCCAGGTTGGTGATGAGACGCGCTTAGTATATGAAAAGAAAGATTTTTTAGGCAAACTTTTAATAGATGTGATGCCAGAGCCTATTGCGACAAAGGGCATAAAATATATTGTGCGGGCCTTAGAAGAAAATAAGCTTCAGATATTTGAATATAGTATAGACTTTCCGGATGGCATTAATCATTATGAGATGAGGATAGTTAAAATAAAGGGCGATGAGGTTATGGCAATAACCAGAGATATTACAGATCAAAAAAAGAACCTTTCTTACATTGAATATCTTAGCTATCACGATCAGCTCACAGGTCTTTATAATAGAAGATTTTTAGAGGAAATGTTGATAAGTTTAGATGAAACGCATCAGCTGCCGCTTACAATTGCTATGATTGATGTGAATGGATTAAAACTTACAAATGACGCTTTTGGACATGTAGCTGGGGACGAACTGCTAAAAAAAGTTTCTGAAATCTTCACAAAAGAATGTAGAGCCGAGGATGTAGTAGCCAGAGTAGGTGGAGATGAATTTATCATCTTATTCCCAAGAACAACTTATGAAGAGGCTGAAAAAGTTGTTAAAAATATTTATAGTTCGGTAAGCAATGAGCGTATCAGACAGATTATGATTTCTGTATCGATTGGATGGGAAACTAAATATGAAGTGGACCAGCCTATAAATGATATTTTTTCAAAAGCAGAAGAATATATGTATCGTAAAAAGTTAACTGAAAGCCAAAGTATGCGCAATGAAACTATCCGTATTATTATTAATACATTAAATGAAAAGAATGAGAGAGAAAAAATTCATTCCGAGAAGGTAAGTCTTCTAAGTAAGCAGATTGGCATAGCTATGCAACTAGATTATGAAGTGATTAAAGAAATTGAGGCAGCAGGTTTGATGCATGATATTGGTAAGATCGCTATCAATGAAAATGTGTTAAATAAACCAGAAGTACTGACAGAGACGGAATATGATGATGTTAAAAAGCACTCAGAGATTGGCTATCAAATATTAAAGTCAGTAGATACCTACTCTTCACTGGCTGAGAGTGTACTTAGTCATCATGAAAGATGGGATGGCCAAGGTTATCCCCGTGGACTAAGAGGAAAAGATATTCCACTTATTGCAAGAATTATAGCGGTTGCAGATGCATATGAGGCAATGGTATCAGATAGGCCTTATCGAAAGGGCGTGAGCCGTGAGGTTGCTATAAAGGAACTGATCAAGCATGCAGGAACGCAATTTGATCCTGAAATTACGGGGATTTTTACTACGCTCATACAATCTGATGATCGATGCTTAACGGTTAAATAA